In one window of Leptospira fainei serovar Hurstbridge str. BUT 6 DNA:
- a CDS encoding transposase has protein sequence MAKFKNTDPNQLRMYVLEFKELFGEEHPIHGFKKVIDRLDFEDFEKNYQNDETGRPAISPKKVISALFYSILIGNISMRELCRLSKLRAELIYLLDGEELDHSFISKFRKTHRTEIEDLFSQTVFLGYESGYIDFETVSIDGTKIKANANPDDIGDLEKFELRLEQIEKVSKVKFQEWEKSADMDRSQIRDKRKELELKAEKLQDAVKFLKKHKDRRRVHLYERDCDLQKKGNVFLVGYNAQAAVDCKSNMIISHSV, from the coding sequence ATGGCAAAGTTCAAGAATACGGATCCGAATCAGCTTAGAATGTACGTTTTAGAGTTCAAGGAATTGTTCGGGGAAGAACATCCGATTCACGGTTTTAAGAAAGTCATTGATCGGTTAGATTTCGAAGATTTCGAAAAGAATTACCAGAATGATGAGACTGGCAGACCTGCAATTTCACCGAAGAAAGTTATTTCGGCTCTTTTTTATTCCATTTTAATCGGCAATATCTCGATGCGGGAACTCTGTAGGTTATCCAAACTCAGAGCTGAATTGATCTATCTTCTGGATGGAGAAGAGCTGGATCATAGTTTTATCTCAAAGTTCAGAAAGACTCACAGAACTGAAATCGAAGATCTATTTTCTCAAACGGTATTTCTCGGTTACGAAAGCGGTTATATAGATTTTGAAACCGTTTCCATAGATGGCACTAAGATAAAGGCGAATGCGAATCCCGATGATATAGGGGACCTGGAAAAATTCGAGCTTAGACTTGAACAAATCGAAAAGGTAAGTAAGGTCAAATTTCAAGAATGGGAAAAGTCTGCCGATATGGATCGTTCTCAAATTCGAGACAAAAGAAAAGAATTAGAACTAAAGGCAGAAAAGCTTCAGGATGCGGTAAAATTCCTAAAAAAGCACAAAGACCGTCGTAGAGTCCATCTCTATGAGAGAGATTGCGATCTACAGAAAAAAGGAAACGTATTCCTGGTAGGTTACAATGCTCAAGCGGCGGTCGATTGCAAATCCAACATGATCATTTCTCACAGTGTG
- the pcnB gene encoding polynucleotide adenylyltransferase PcnB, with the protein MKFLSNLFKKKIGSVEDILIYPDGKRFYRDAHPIRKNMIDEDAVKIIHRLHKFGYKAYIVGGGVRDLLLERKPKDFDVVTNATPNQIKKIFNNCRIIGRRFKIVHILFRGKVIEVSTFRSLPEHRFGKHVEEQDYLIKRDNKFGTPQEDAARRDFTINALYYDIRNDSIVDYVGGFDDIRNRQLRVIGNPEISFREDPVRMLRAVKFAVLLGLKIDRGTSKSIKKNTSELEKASTSRMLEEYNKIFRTWKTSLIFQGMAQNHLLDVLFKEAFEKERKKNADFGDKFLQTRIGKRLVIADKLLSEREELTPQIFYALLFSDIVQDAVSKKGGHLVASLKTALEPIFQRLGTPKKDKERLIKVFASQERFYHTEDEKASQNNFFRKKDFFYDAFYVFKINAIADNNDNALQCAFFWEISVRKRPVPPSGKREGRPSRSNHRREGANFKGRGGRPDRERNRRSAAETEEENSDQPVDRPGRGNASDSTYDEE; encoded by the coding sequence ATGAAATTCCTGTCCAATCTATTCAAGAAAAAAATAGGATCCGTCGAAGACATTCTAATTTACCCGGATGGAAAGCGATTCTACCGGGATGCTCATCCGATTCGGAAGAATATGATTGATGAGGACGCGGTCAAGATTATTCACCGCCTTCATAAATTCGGATACAAGGCCTATATCGTTGGCGGAGGCGTCCGCGATTTACTTCTCGAGCGTAAGCCGAAAGACTTCGACGTCGTGACTAACGCTACTCCGAATCAAATTAAAAAAATCTTTAATAACTGCAGAATCATCGGACGTCGATTTAAGATCGTTCATATTTTGTTTCGGGGAAAAGTAATCGAAGTAAGTACCTTTCGATCTCTTCCCGAACATCGCTTCGGTAAGCATGTCGAAGAGCAAGATTATCTGATCAAGCGGGATAATAAATTCGGAACTCCGCAAGAAGATGCGGCTCGTCGGGATTTTACTATCAATGCGCTGTACTACGATATCCGAAACGATTCCATCGTCGACTATGTCGGCGGATTCGACGACATCCGAAATAGACAATTGCGGGTGATCGGAAATCCTGAAATTTCTTTTCGCGAAGATCCTGTTCGCATGCTCCGCGCGGTAAAATTCGCCGTGCTACTCGGTCTTAAGATCGATAGAGGTACTTCCAAATCCATTAAGAAGAATACGTCCGAACTGGAGAAAGCATCCACTTCGCGCATGCTGGAAGAATACAATAAAATCTTTCGAACTTGGAAGACATCTCTGATTTTTCAAGGGATGGCGCAAAATCATCTTTTGGATGTTCTTTTTAAGGAAGCTTTCGAAAAAGAGCGAAAAAAGAATGCGGACTTCGGCGATAAATTTCTTCAAACCCGTATCGGTAAACGTCTAGTAATTGCGGATAAATTACTTTCCGAGCGGGAGGAATTGACTCCTCAAATCTTTTACGCCCTTCTATTTTCGGACATCGTTCAAGATGCGGTTTCTAAAAAAGGAGGACATCTAGTCGCTTCATTGAAGACGGCCCTCGAACCTATTTTCCAACGATTGGGTACTCCGAAAAAGGATAAAGAAAGATTAATTAAAGTCTTCGCATCTCAGGAGCGATTTTATCATACCGAGGACGAAAAAGCCTCTCAAAATAATTTCTTCCGGAAAAAGGATTTCTTTTACGACGCGTTCTACGTTTTTAAAATCAATGCGATTGCGGATAATAACGACAATGCATTACAATGTGCGTTCTTTTGGGAGATCTCCGTGCGAAAACGCCCCGTTCCTCCTTCAGGCAAAAGGGAAGGGCGCCCGTCTCGGAGCAATCATCGGAGAGAAGGCGCGAATTTTAAAGGAAGAGGTGGAAGACCGGATCGCGAAAGGAATCGTAGATCTGCCGCCGAAACAGAGGAAGAAAATTCAGACCAGCCGGTCGATCGACCTGGCCGTGGAAATGCTTCCGATTCTACCTATGACGAAGAATAA
- a CDS encoding M23 family metallopeptidase — translation MNIEAKFEDQPSYRERLKISYLRACSSWARIREKGSRKISFLLVPHDHEAVFNLEVSVFMAIFLTALGCALFLLAAAFVIYMNFFFEPDRELIRKTDNNVGLFLYYDSLLQDAKKEISGLERKTEQLNLVAWDEVPWKRILTFDYVPEFSLKKDVPESSTNMDLYQDTVEGFAERNIELFKIKHAFQNAFDYLEERESILYSMPRGRPLKPGVGFVTSTFGGRVDPFGLVQLGEFHSGIDFAAGEGTPIYATAPGIIADNGQSAGGLGRSIRINHLNGFYTVYGHCSQVLVEKDQVVNRGDLIGLVGSTGKATGPHVHYEVHIGYDPPMDPAEFVNME, via the coding sequence ATGAACATAGAGGCAAAGTTCGAAGACCAACCGAGTTATCGTGAACGATTGAAAATATCATACCTTCGCGCATGCTCGAGCTGGGCTCGAATCCGGGAAAAAGGATCCAGAAAAATTTCCTTTCTCTTAGTTCCCCACGATCATGAAGCCGTTTTCAATTTGGAAGTGAGCGTCTTTATGGCGATCTTCTTAACCGCTCTAGGTTGCGCGCTGTTCCTGCTCGCAGCTGCATTTGTCATTTATATGAACTTCTTTTTCGAGCCTGATAGGGAGCTGATTAGAAAAACAGATAACAATGTCGGCTTATTTTTGTACTATGATTCTCTTTTGCAAGACGCCAAGAAAGAAATTTCCGGACTTGAGCGTAAAACCGAGCAATTAAATTTAGTGGCGTGGGACGAAGTTCCCTGGAAACGCATATTAACTTTTGACTACGTCCCGGAATTCAGTTTAAAAAAAGACGTGCCGGAATCTTCGACTAACATGGATTTGTATCAGGATACTGTCGAAGGTTTTGCCGAACGCAATATTGAACTCTTTAAAATAAAACATGCATTTCAAAATGCCTTTGATTATTTGGAAGAAAGAGAGTCGATCTTGTATTCTATGCCGAGAGGGCGTCCTCTAAAACCCGGAGTCGGTTTTGTGACTTCCACATTCGGTGGTCGCGTGGATCCGTTCGGGCTTGTACAATTAGGAGAGTTCCACTCCGGAATCGATTTTGCCGCCGGAGAAGGAACTCCGATTTATGCAACCGCTCCGGGAATCATCGCGGATAACGGGCAGTCGGCGGGCGGCCTTGGAAGAAGTATAAGGATCAATCACTTAAACGGTTTTTATACGGTATATGGGCATTGCTCTCAGGTACTTGTTGAGAAAGATCAGGTTGTAAATAGAGGGGATCTGATCGGCCTCGTGGGCTCAACTGGTAAGGCGACCGGGCCTCACGTTCATTACGAAGTTCATATCGGCTACGATCCTCCCATGGACCCTGCCGAGTTCGTGAATATGGAATAG
- a CDS encoding prolipoprotein diacylglyceryl transferase codes for MFEVIPVPKWLMNFVQEYISRDWHGLSTFSLLVVMAFLAASYLLPKELERKGLEPEHADWLLILGVIGTLVGAKIFFIFEIWDQVFVDTPGFDGKYLYPITHYNGFPGRPGLWSSLFSGSGLVFYGGFLFGLLFVTLYILRHNLDVKSYLDASVPSMALGYAIGRLGCFVSGDGCYGFATDIRIPLLVFNYEGAHPSGVPVWNTPIIESVISFGYFAYFQGWARFQNFRKFSIGAQYLILHGLARLGVEFLRVNKAVIPFIDPPKLVNIPAADGNPEFLTGYYWHGFSQSQYVSIALILVGIYFIIKWRLWEKETPQVSA; via the coding sequence ATGTTCGAAGTTATTCCCGTTCCAAAATGGCTCATGAACTTTGTTCAAGAGTATATCAGCAGAGACTGGCATGGATTATCCACGTTCAGTCTTTTAGTCGTAATGGCCTTTTTAGCGGCCTCTTATCTTCTGCCTAAAGAATTAGAACGAAAAGGATTAGAGCCGGAGCATGCCGATTGGCTTTTAATCCTAGGCGTTATCGGTACTCTTGTCGGAGCAAAAATCTTTTTTATTTTTGAAATTTGGGATCAGGTATTCGTGGATACCCCCGGTTTTGACGGTAAGTATCTTTACCCCATAACCCATTATAACGGCTTTCCCGGCCGTCCCGGCCTTTGGAGCAGCCTTTTCTCGGGAAGTGGGCTTGTTTTTTACGGAGGATTTTTATTCGGACTTCTCTTCGTAACTCTTTATATTCTCAGACACAACTTGGATGTTAAATCATATCTCGACGCTTCGGTTCCGAGTATGGCATTAGGTTACGCAATCGGTCGCTTGGGATGTTTTGTGTCCGGTGACGGTTGTTATGGATTCGCGACTGATATTCGAATTCCCCTACTCGTTTTCAATTACGAGGGAGCTCATCCATCCGGGGTCCCGGTTTGGAATACGCCGATTATCGAATCCGTCATATCATTCGGCTATTTCGCTTATTTCCAAGGTTGGGCGAGATTTCAAAACTTTCGTAAATTCAGCATAGGTGCGCAGTATCTGATTCTTCATGGACTGGCAAGATTAGGGGTAGAATTTCTCCGGGTAAATAAAGCGGTGATCCCTTTCATCGATCCGCCGAAATTGGTGAACATTCCGGCAGCGGACGGAAATCCTGAATTTCTAACCGGTTACTATTGGCACGGTTTTTCGCAATCTCAGTATGTTTCTATCGCGCTCATTCTCGTAGGAATTTACTTCATTATTAAGTGGCGACTCTGGGAGAAAGAAACTCCTCAAGTATCTGCGTAA
- a CDS encoding protein-disulfide reductase DsbD family protein, whose amino-acid sequence MHRPAIIKNIGFRPINVIAVILVVLAPLQLWAEGSISPNAVQSLNRWIENGINGESFSVFSAVFLFAGGLFASLLPCVYPLYPITVGIIQSRGQSTESKILHPLLYYVGLSFMYLCFGVLAGLTGGAFNTILRFPVTNLILSILIFLLALASVNLLHIPGRYSNNTKGYQGWKGTFLLGMGAGFLSSPCVGPVVVAILIQVTAGVGSVSISSLALASVKMTLFGMGLGLPFLMIGVFGLHLPRSGKWLKWIQMSLGLLVFYFAWLYYIKAMNLWGVQNHLSISILVAGLGIFLTSYFYQNKILHKTERTKKALLLTGSVLFIALFIRLVGWGTAPDVYKEDLIEQHGNLGWHRVSQAAFEVAKSEARPVFVDFYADWCTNCKEFEELTLSDPELNKALNHAVLLKIKDDDKEFQSFEQDPRFPELKIGLPFFVIFSPDGQVLFKTNNYLNTPDMIRTIRGEFVQAKVENYKTN is encoded by the coding sequence ATGCACAGACCCGCGATAATAAAAAACATCGGCTTTCGTCCAATCAATGTAATTGCCGTTATCTTGGTTGTTCTTGCCCCATTGCAGCTTTGGGCGGAAGGATCTATCTCTCCGAATGCGGTGCAGTCCCTAAACCGATGGATAGAGAATGGAATTAACGGCGAATCCTTCTCTGTCTTTAGTGCGGTATTCCTATTTGCGGGCGGATTATTTGCGAGCTTACTCCCATGTGTTTATCCCTTGTATCCTATTACGGTCGGGATCATCCAGAGTCGAGGGCAATCGACAGAGAGTAAAATTCTACATCCGCTCTTATACTATGTAGGTCTTTCCTTCATGTATCTCTGCTTCGGAGTTCTTGCCGGCCTGACCGGCGGCGCTTTCAATACGATTCTTCGTTTTCCCGTGACCAATTTAATTTTATCGATTTTAATTTTTCTTTTAGCTCTTGCTTCCGTAAATTTGCTACATATACCGGGGCGTTATTCGAATAATACGAAGGGTTATCAAGGTTGGAAGGGAACTTTTCTTTTGGGAATGGGCGCCGGTTTCTTGTCATCTCCTTGTGTCGGACCGGTAGTTGTTGCGATACTAATCCAGGTCACTGCGGGAGTGGGCTCCGTATCAATTTCCTCTCTTGCGTTAGCTTCCGTTAAAATGACTCTGTTTGGTATGGGATTAGGGCTTCCATTCTTGATGATCGGTGTTTTCGGCCTGCATCTTCCAAGATCGGGAAAATGGTTAAAGTGGATTCAAATGTCACTCGGGCTTTTAGTTTTTTACTTTGCCTGGCTATATTATATAAAGGCGATGAATCTTTGGGGAGTTCAAAACCATCTTAGCATATCGATACTTGTAGCCGGATTAGGAATTTTCTTAACGAGTTATTTTTATCAAAATAAAATTCTTCATAAGACTGAGCGAACTAAAAAAGCGTTATTGTTAACCGGTTCGGTTTTGTTTATCGCATTGTTTATTCGACTGGTCGGTTGGGGAACCGCACCCGACGTATATAAAGAGGATCTCATCGAACAGCATGGAAATTTAGGTTGGCATCGAGTTTCGCAGGCCGCTTTTGAAGTCGCAAAATCCGAAGCCCGCCCGGTCTTCGTGGATTTTTACGCCGATTGGTGCACAAATTGTAAGGAGTTCGAAGAGCTAACACTTTCGGACCCGGAATTAAATAAGGCTTTGAACCATGCGGTTCTTTTGAAAATAAAAGATGACGATAAAGAATTTCAAAGTTTTGAACAAGATCCTAGATTTCCCGAATTAAAAATCGGTCTCCCGTTCTTCGTCATTTTCTCACCCGACGGTCAGGTACTATTTAAGACGAATAATTATCTTAATACTCCGGATATGATTCGAACTATTCGCGGTGAATTCGTACAAGCCAAAGTAGAAAATTACAAAACCAATTAA
- the glnA gene encoding type I glutamate--ammonia ligase produces the protein MAKNAAEVIAYAKANNILFYDFRFTDIKGAWHHVSYHVDSVGEDTLKGLPFDGSSIPAWQPIDKSDMQLIPDPTSIFLDPFTADPTLVVICDVWDIYKNQAYEKCPRSIAKNAVKYLQSSGIGDTVYFGPENEFFIFDGLKVRDAINIQYYELESSEGIWNSHTDMPGSINTGHRPGTKGGYFPVAPVDSQVDLRADIVKTLHKIGMETFVVHHEVAQAQGEIGVKFGTLIEAADNVQKLKYVVKNVAHKWGKTATFMPKPLYGDNGNGMHCHQSIWKGGKNLFAGNGYQGLSEIALHYTGGVLKHGKTVAAFTNASTNSYKRLLPGFEAPAILAYSAQNRSACARIPFVSGEKAKRVEFRFPDSSANPYLAFSAMLMAGLDGIQNKIDPGPPREEDLFELTLDEIREKGIQQMPHTLREAIEHMLAGKEIFKKGSVFTEEFIQTYKAYKFETEIWPWEGRPHPFEFLTTYSC, from the coding sequence ATGGCTAAAAACGCCGCAGAGGTGATCGCTTACGCTAAAGCGAATAACATTCTTTTTTACGATTTCCGGTTCACGGACATTAAGGGTGCTTGGCACCACGTATCCTACCACGTTGATTCAGTGGGTGAGGATACTCTAAAGGGGCTTCCTTTTGACGGTAGCTCAATTCCCGCATGGCAACCGATTGACAAATCGGATATGCAACTGATTCCGGATCCAACTTCGATCTTCCTCGATCCTTTTACTGCAGATCCTACCTTGGTAGTAATTTGCGACGTATGGGATATTTATAAAAACCAAGCTTACGAAAAATGTCCTCGTTCCATCGCTAAGAATGCCGTGAAATACCTGCAATCTAGCGGAATCGGTGATACCGTATATTTCGGACCGGAAAACGAATTTTTCATTTTTGACGGATTGAAAGTTCGCGATGCCATCAATATTCAATATTATGAATTAGAGTCATCGGAAGGTATTTGGAATTCTCATACCGATATGCCTGGTTCCATCAACACCGGTCACCGCCCTGGAACGAAAGGCGGCTATTTCCCAGTTGCTCCGGTAGATTCTCAAGTGGATCTTCGCGCCGACATCGTTAAAACTCTGCATAAAATCGGAATGGAAACTTTCGTCGTTCACCACGAGGTTGCGCAAGCTCAAGGAGAAATCGGAGTTAAATTCGGAACCTTGATCGAAGCTGCCGATAATGTTCAAAAATTGAAATACGTCGTAAAAAACGTTGCTCACAAGTGGGGAAAGACCGCGACCTTTATGCCGAAACCTCTTTACGGAGATAACGGTAACGGTATGCACTGCCATCAATCTATTTGGAAAGGCGGTAAGAACCTATTCGCAGGTAACGGCTATCAAGGACTGAGCGAAATCGCTCTACATTACACTGGCGGCGTATTGAAGCACGGAAAAACCGTTGCCGCATTTACGAATGCTTCCACTAACTCTTACAAACGCTTATTACCAGGGTTCGAGGCGCCTGCGATTTTGGCATACTCTGCTCAAAACCGTTCGGCTTGTGCTCGTATCCCCTTCGTAAGCGGTGAAAAAGCCAAGCGCGTAGAGTTCCGCTTCCCCGATTCTTCCGCAAACCCGTATCTGGCATTCTCGGCAATGTTAATGGCAGGCTTGGATGGAATTCAGAATAAGATCGATCCGGGTCCGCCTCGGGAAGAGGACTTGTTTGAATTAACTCTGGACGAAATTCGTGAGAAGGGAATTCAGCAAATGCCTCATACGTTAAGAGAAGCGATCGAGCATATGCTTGCAGGAAAGGAAATCTTCAAGAAAGGAAGCGTCTTTACTGAAGAGTTCATTCAGACATACAAGGCTTACAAATTTGAAACCGAAATTTGGCCTTGGGAAGGACGTCCGCATCCGTTCGAGTTCCTAACTACGTATTCTTGCTAA
- a CDS encoding Cys-rich protein codes for MNKTLLLTLTLLVSTLLGSSNLKAQNPACGQICDFYVNCVESQTKKKFSAEEQTKVSSGCLNTCRKNFPAVTQCYENHSNQCVPFHACLVNTYKSKEKK; via the coding sequence ATGAATAAGACTCTCCTACTCACCCTAACTCTCTTAGTTTCCACGTTGTTGGGTTCCAGCAATTTAAAAGCACAAAACCCCGCGTGCGGGCAAATTTGCGATTTTTACGTAAATTGCGTTGAATCTCAAACGAAGAAAAAATTCAGTGCGGAGGAACAAACGAAGGTTTCGTCCGGATGCTTAAATACCTGTCGTAAAAACTTTCCCGCAGTCACCCAGTGTTATGAAAACCACTCGAATCAGTGCGTTCCCTTTCACGCCTGTCTCGTAAATACCTATAAATCTAAAGAAAAGAAATAG
- the thiH gene encoding 2-iminoacetate synthase ThiH: MYTELFDSTPFSEASERVLSKTKYDVEAALDKSSNGRPITFEEYLALISPSADSYLEEMAALSQHWTRKRFGNIVSLYMPMYLSNECRSSCIYCGFSYENKIPRKTLSEEEIHREAQILHAKGIRHLVFLTGEEYSKTNLEYLKNAVKILRQYFDSISIEIYPMDVIQYSQLIAEGVEGLVVYQETYDPDVYVKYHLRGIKKNMHYRLEAPDRGGIAGFRRIGLGTLLGLANPYGEMFKLGEHASYISKSYWRSTVQISLPRMRPAAGDFNRTIKINDREFVRFLFALRLFLPDSGIVQSTRETRRMRDHLAGLVVTHMSVESRTDPGGYSGGEALKQFEIEDERRIPEILEMLRSKGLDPVFKDFDLAFLR, from the coding sequence ATGTACACGGAGCTCTTTGATTCCACACCATTTTCCGAAGCGTCCGAAAGAGTCTTATCTAAGACGAAATACGATGTAGAAGCCGCTTTGGACAAATCCTCTAATGGCCGTCCGATAACGTTTGAAGAATACCTCGCGCTTATATCTCCGTCCGCGGATAGCTATTTGGAAGAAATGGCAGCTCTTTCCCAACATTGGACTCGAAAGAGATTCGGAAATATCGTATCCCTATATATGCCTATGTATCTTTCTAATGAATGTCGTTCTTCCTGCATTTATTGCGGATTCAGTTATGAAAACAAGATTCCGAGAAAGACGTTGAGCGAAGAGGAGATCCATCGAGAAGCGCAGATACTGCATGCAAAAGGAATCAGGCATTTAGTATTCTTGACCGGGGAGGAATATTCCAAAACAAATTTGGAATATTTAAAAAACGCCGTCAAAATTCTCAGGCAATATTTCGATTCCATTTCGATAGAGATTTATCCGATGGACGTCATACAATATTCGCAATTGATCGCGGAAGGGGTGGAAGGACTTGTCGTTTATCAGGAAACCTACGATCCTGATGTTTACGTTAAGTATCATCTGCGCGGCATAAAAAAAAATATGCATTATCGATTGGAAGCTCCCGATCGCGGAGGCATTGCCGGCTTTAGGAGAATCGGTCTAGGGACTTTGCTCGGATTAGCGAATCCTTACGGAGAAATGTTCAAATTAGGAGAGCATGCATCCTATATATCGAAAAGTTATTGGAGAAGTACGGTCCAGATTTCTTTACCCAGGATGAGACCGGCAGCCGGCGATTTTAATAGAACGATTAAGATCAATGATCGGGAATTTGTACGCTTTCTATTTGCGTTGAGATTATTTCTTCCTGATTCAGGGATCGTTCAATCCACTCGCGAGACTCGCAGAATGCGGGATCACTTGGCGGGTTTAGTGGTAACCCATATGTCCGTGGAGTCTAGAACGGATCCTGGCGGATATTCGGGGGGTGAAGCATTGAAGCAGTTTGAAATCGAAGATGAAAGACGGATTCCGGAAATTTTAGAGATGCTACGATCAAAAGGTTTAGATCCTGTATTTAAGGATTTTGATTTGGCGTTTTTGAGATAG
- a CDS encoding thiazole synthase has translation MGEDSDELIIAGRIFRSRLFLGTGKFSSSKAMKEAILSSETEVVTVALRRVDLESKEDDILSHIDREKILLLPNTSGARNAEEAVRLARLARELGAGNWVKLEVTPDPVYLLPDPIETLKAAEILVKEGFIVLPYINADPILCKHLEDAGCATVMPLGSPIGTNQGIRTLANLEIIIEQSKVPVVIDAGLGEPSHASQAMELGAAAVLVNTAIAIAKDPKKIGYAFKLATEAGRISYKYGGAKMHLRKTANASSPLTGFLEEETRNVHGAL, from the coding sequence ATGGGCGAAGACTCGGACGAGTTGATTATCGCCGGCCGAATCTTTCGGTCGCGCCTTTTCTTGGGAACAGGAAAATTCTCTTCCTCTAAAGCTATGAAAGAGGCGATTCTCTCTTCGGAGACGGAAGTCGTGACTGTGGCTCTCCGCCGGGTTGATTTAGAATCGAAAGAGGATGATATCCTCTCACACATAGATCGCGAAAAGATTTTATTGCTTCCAAATACGAGCGGAGCTCGAAATGCCGAAGAGGCGGTGCGCTTAGCCAGGCTTGCTAGAGAATTAGGAGCAGGCAATTGGGTTAAGCTTGAAGTAACCCCGGATCCGGTTTATCTGCTACCTGATCCCATCGAAACGTTAAAAGCTGCGGAGATATTGGTAAAAGAAGGTTTTATCGTTCTACCGTACATCAATGCGGATCCGATCCTCTGCAAACATCTTGAGGATGCAGGATGCGCGACAGTGATGCCTCTTGGTTCGCCGATCGGAACCAATCAGGGAATTCGAACTCTTGCGAATCTTGAAATCATCATCGAGCAGTCTAAAGTTCCGGTTGTTATAGACGCCGGCTTGGGAGAGCCTTCGCACGCTTCTCAGGCTATGGAATTGGGAGCAGCTGCAGTTTTGGTTAATACTGCGATTGCTATCGCAAAGGATCCGAAAAAAATCGGATATGCGTTTAAGCTTGCCACCGAGGCAGGTAGAATTTCCTATAAATATGGCGGGGCAAAAATGCATCTTCGCAAAACGGCGAATGCATCCAGTCCGTTGACCGGCTTTTTAGAAGAAGAAACCCGAAATGTACACGGAGCTCTTTGA